In Maridesulfovibrio sp., a single genomic region encodes these proteins:
- a CDS encoding efflux RND transporter periplasmic adaptor subunit — protein MHAMNLDDMFSGGILQSMGDGVLVLRYDGSVAVANKSAGVILGIDVQDRAFVLADIMEREAGNDGFVQVLLDSIYEGVTIQDRIADFIRPDGEKRKLSVTASHLRDEQGRIQGAFIILKDMTEVESLRQSEQELNEELKKALRLADEKTDELNSALKHGQKFRLWLTVGILLLFVCLGVYHWGFGSGRAHSKTAAPAGSNGGLVTVSPRPLNHYISISGTVAPLEEVVFTAPFQGIVKALNFHYGEHVKSGQVLLELGASDMEAEVRKARAEYIKARKQFVEMKHWGNAVEVSRARREVAKAKSQLEMTQSKAAEDKKLYEQGVIPKMEYDNTLQELRGKKMQYAASRESLNSVLSKGDAEYLEISRMEMENAEAKLKAAETKLAQAKITASVSGVAIRPSAVPATDEHKLAVGIVVNEGQPLVSIGSLAGLSIVSQVDELDINNLNKGQPVKVSGDSFPDVTLKGRIDQISSQASDGQVPTFTATIRLTDLPENVGEKVRLGMTANMQVETYSNPNALLVPIAAVITKGGKNFLRVKGKDGVEERAVETGHTSLSDVEILSGLKAGETVQIGDAS, from the coding sequence ATGCATGCAATGAATCTGGATGATATGTTTTCCGGTGGCATCCTGCAGAGTATGGGGGACGGAGTGCTTGTCCTGCGTTACGACGGGAGTGTTGCCGTTGCCAACAAGTCCGCCGGTGTTATTCTGGGCATTGATGTTCAGGACAGGGCTTTTGTGCTGGCCGATATTATGGAACGCGAGGCCGGTAATGACGGTTTCGTTCAGGTTTTGCTCGACTCCATCTACGAAGGCGTGACCATTCAAGACAGAATTGCCGATTTTATCCGGCCGGACGGGGAAAAACGGAAGCTCTCCGTTACAGCCTCCCATCTGCGAGATGAGCAGGGTAGAATTCAGGGCGCGTTTATCATTCTAAAGGACATGACCGAGGTGGAAAGCCTCAGGCAGAGCGAACAGGAACTCAACGAGGAACTGAAAAAGGCGCTGCGGCTTGCTGATGAAAAAACCGATGAGCTGAATTCCGCCTTGAAGCACGGCCAGAAATTCCGTCTGTGGCTGACTGTCGGAATTCTTCTCCTGTTTGTGTGTCTGGGCGTGTACCACTGGGGTTTCGGTTCCGGCAGAGCGCATTCCAAAACCGCCGCCCCGGCCGGCAGTAACGGAGGTCTGGTAACAGTCTCCCCTCGCCCCTTGAACCATTATATTTCCATATCCGGAACAGTGGCCCCGCTTGAGGAGGTTGTCTTTACGGCCCCGTTCCAAGGCATCGTAAAGGCACTGAACTTCCATTACGGAGAACATGTCAAGTCCGGGCAGGTCCTGCTGGAGCTTGGCGCATCCGATATGGAAGCCGAGGTCCGTAAAGCCAGAGCCGAATATATCAAGGCCCGCAAGCAGTTTGTAGAGATGAAGCATTGGGGAAATGCCGTAGAGGTTTCCAGAGCCCGGAGGGAGGTTGCCAAGGCCAAGAGCCAGTTGGAAATGACCCAGAGCAAGGCCGCCGAGGACAAAAAACTCTACGAGCAGGGCGTTATTCCCAAGATGGAATATGACAATACGCTTCAGGAGTTGCGGGGAAAGAAAATGCAGTACGCTGCAAGTCGTGAGTCGTTGAATTCCGTTCTGTCCAAGGGAGACGCCGAGTATCTGGAAATAAGCAGGATGGAAATGGAAAATGCCGAAGCCAAGCTGAAGGCCGCTGAAACCAAGCTCGCACAGGCTAAAATTACTGCTTCTGTTTCAGGCGTGGCAATCCGACCTTCCGCAGTACCCGCCACAGACGAGCACAAGCTGGCAGTCGGAATAGTGGTCAATGAAGGTCAGCCGCTGGTTTCCATCGGCAGTCTGGCAGGTCTTTCCATTGTCTCACAGGTCGATGAGCTGGACATCAACAATCTGAACAAGGGGCAACCGGTCAAGGTCTCCGGCGATTCATTCCCCGATGTGACTCTCAAGGGGCGCATAGATCAGATCTCTTCTCAGGCCAGTGACGGACAGGTGCCGACATTTACGGCCACCATCAGGCTTACCGACTTGCCTGAGAATGTCGGCGAAAAAGTCCGGCTGGGCATGACAGCCAACATGCAGGTGGAAACATATTCCAACCCGAACGCGTTGCTCGTGCCGATTGCCGCCGTCATAACAAAGGGTGGAAAGAACTTTCTGCGTGTCAAAGGGAAGGATGGGGTTGAAGAAAGGGCTGTAGAGACCGGGCACACAAGTCTGAGCGATGTCGAGATTCTTTCCGGGCTCAAGGCCGGGGAGACCGTCCAGATCGGGGATGCTTCGTGA
- a CDS encoding ABC transporter ATP-binding protein: protein MLDLKNIRKSYRLGSMEVEILKGVDLHVKEGEMLAVVGASGCGKSTLMNIMGFLDTPTTGEYLFRGRAAQGLSDDELSHIRNTDIGFVFQQFNLLSRMTSLENVCLPLIYRQIPLKERLERGREMLFRVGMGDRWHHRPGELSGGQQQRVAIARALCGRPSIILADEPTGALDTSTSNDIMALFNSLNRDEGITVILITHDPGLARRCARSVCMRDGLLETV, encoded by the coding sequence ATGCTTGATCTGAAGAACATCCGTAAATCCTACAGGCTCGGCAGCATGGAGGTGGAAATCCTCAAGGGCGTGGACCTGCACGTGAAGGAGGGCGAAATGCTGGCCGTGGTCGGGGCTTCGGGATGTGGCAAGAGCACCCTCATGAACATCATGGGATTTCTGGATACGCCGACCACGGGCGAATACCTTTTTCGCGGGCGTGCGGCTCAGGGACTTTCGGACGATGAGCTTTCCCATATCCGCAACACCGATATCGGTTTTGTCTTCCAGCAGTTCAATCTGCTCTCCCGCATGACCTCTCTTGAAAATGTCTGCCTGCCGCTGATCTATCGCCAGATTCCTCTCAAGGAGCGGCTGGAGCGGGGTCGCGAGATGTTATTCCGTGTAGGCATGGGTGACCGGTGGCATCACCGCCCCGGCGAACTTTCCGGGGGCCAGCAGCAGCGCGTGGCCATAGCGCGGGCCCTGTGCGGCAGACCTTCAATCATTCTTGCGGACGAACCCACCGGGGCTCTGGATACCTCCACCAGCAACGACATCATGGCGCTTTTCAATTCCCTCAACCGGGATGAAGGGATAACCGTTATTCTGATCACCCATGATCCGGGACTTGCCCGGCGCTGTGCCAGATCGGTATGCATGCGCGACGGCCTGCTGGAGACGGTATGA
- a CDS encoding TolC family protein, producing MFREFWRDGPGKCLLCAIPLLTVSAVLCFSSVSLAEEAHADAEARTIRMGMADVVSLTLRNNLSVRTNYLDRVLEKFELKQADDKYVPNVNLDGTMNMEAVNKNLQVGSHSKSGSESTQNAGVNLSVEQKIPTGATLTFGWENTYTNEETSDLSFSRSAGDISRSNARADGAKSVLSAELTQPLLKGAGLEYNNATIKLAHLNEERNVLNLRDNLSALINEGVNYFFSFVQAKENLEIRRQALDRSRRLLEINRLKKRLGRMSQSDVTQAMANEASQELSLEQARNNYDEARRNLLNHLNLDPNLQVEPAMEGYRELHPKLDECLRVARKRNQTYLDREFDLEEAEINFMMAENERQWDLSINAKVRQTNGKDNPGRSYTENESRVGLELSAPVNLWGADYMSRKQALLEATTNRRKAKVALQKAGIDLQTSVANTVRNVNMRFKFIALSQRNTELQKEQLENEHIKLMSGRSTNFQVVTYQDQLVQAQQAEVANIISYLQALLELDQLLGTTMKTWKVEFKPDDRQLEKELDDEVRPLVWSWW from the coding sequence GTGTTTCGTGAATTCTGGAGAGATGGACCGGGCAAGTGCTTGTTGTGCGCGATTCCGCTGCTGACGGTCTCGGCTGTTCTTTGCTTTTCTTCTGTTTCTCTGGCTGAAGAAGCCCATGCAGATGCCGAAGCCAGGACCATTCGCATGGGGATGGCGGATGTGGTGAGCCTGACTCTGCGTAACAACCTGAGCGTCAGGACCAACTACCTGGATCGGGTGTTGGAGAAGTTTGAACTGAAGCAGGCGGACGATAAGTATGTGCCCAACGTAAATCTTGACGGAACCATGAATATGGAGGCCGTTAATAAAAATTTGCAGGTCGGCAGTCATTCCAAGTCCGGTTCGGAGTCCACTCAGAATGCTGGTGTGAACCTCTCCGTGGAGCAGAAGATACCCACAGGAGCCACCCTGACTTTTGGCTGGGAAAATACCTACACCAACGAAGAAACCAGCGATCTGAGCTTTAGCCGGTCTGCCGGAGATATTTCCAGAAGCAACGCCAGGGCTGACGGTGCAAAATCCGTTTTGTCGGCGGAGTTAACCCAGCCTCTGCTCAAAGGTGCCGGATTGGAATACAACAACGCCACCATAAAACTTGCTCATCTGAACGAGGAACGGAACGTTCTGAATCTGCGCGATAATTTGAGCGCCCTGATCAACGAAGGGGTGAACTACTTTTTTTCATTTGTGCAGGCCAAGGAGAATCTGGAAATCCGGCGTCAGGCACTGGATCGATCCCGGAGGCTGCTTGAGATAAACCGGCTCAAGAAACGTCTTGGGCGCATGTCGCAAAGCGATGTGACACAGGCCATGGCAAACGAAGCCTCGCAGGAACTTTCGTTGGAACAGGCTCGTAATAATTACGACGAGGCTCGCAGGAATCTGCTTAATCATCTCAATCTGGATCCGAACCTGCAGGTGGAACCGGCCATGGAGGGATACAGAGAACTGCATCCGAAGCTTGATGAATGTCTGCGTGTGGCCAGAAAGCGTAACCAGACATATCTGGACAGGGAGTTTGATCTTGAGGAGGCTGAAATAAATTTTATGATGGCCGAAAATGAACGTCAGTGGGACCTCTCGATAAATGCCAAGGTGCGGCAGACCAATGGCAAGGACAATCCCGGACGCAGCTATACGGAGAACGAGTCCCGTGTAGGTCTGGAACTTTCCGCTCCCGTAAATCTCTGGGGCGCAGACTACATGAGCCGCAAGCAGGCGTTGCTGGAGGCAACCACCAACAGGCGTAAGGCCAAAGTCGCTTTGCAGAAAGCCGGGATAGACCTGCAGACCTCGGTTGCCAACACGGTGCGCAACGTGAATATGCGTTTCAAGTTTATTGCCCTATCCCAACGCAACACCGAACTGCAAAAGGAACAGCTGGAGAACGAACACATCAAGCTCATGTCCGGGCGATCCACCAATTTTCAGGTTGTTACATATCAGGACCAGCTCGTTCAGGCTCAGCAGGCGGAGGTGGCCAACATCATTTCCTACCTGCAGGCGCTTCTCGAACTGGACCAGCTTCTGGGTACGACTATGAAGACGTGGAAGGTCGAGTTCAAACCTGATGACAGGCAATTGGAAAAAGAACTGGATGACGAGGTCAGACCGCTTGTCTGGAGTTGGTGGTAG
- a CDS encoding ABC transporter permease, which yields MILGENIKESLYSLWGAKQRSLLALIGIVIGIGSVIAMVAVGQIVENESLRQFKEMGTDICMVRASSHPGKKIRKTDMSFSEVMKVPDHCPTIKSVAPFANLYAHLTCGGKRVSCPGLGVTGGFLNMFKVPVVEGRFISDLDGYDSFCVLSHTKAAWLRQQGVTNLVGTQVMFGGRQYTVVGVAGSVPSGSFCPYEINEGILVPIGLAMRLPERPGIKQFGARMIGSDVSAEAASQLKKYFRFTERMDVQVTSAEELALQMERQMRMFTLMLGAIGSIALIVGGVGVMNVMLVSVSERRREIGIRRAIGARQKDIQLQFLVECVVLSFVGGFIGLVLGVGTVAVICRFTGWEFFVSIEAVLLGVGVSAAVGIFFGYYPARQAARLSPIDALRAE from the coding sequence ATGATACTGGGCGAAAACATCAAGGAGTCCCTGTACTCGTTGTGGGGCGCCAAACAGCGTTCCCTGCTGGCCCTGATCGGCATAGTCATCGGCATCGGTTCGGTCATCGCCATGGTCGCGGTAGGCCAGATAGTGGAGAACGAGTCGCTCCGGCAGTTCAAGGAAATGGGGACGGATATCTGCATGGTCCGGGCGTCATCCCATCCCGGTAAAAAAATCAGAAAGACCGATATGTCGTTCTCCGAGGTAATGAAAGTGCCCGACCACTGCCCGACCATCAAGAGCGTTGCGCCTTTTGCAAATCTCTATGCCCACCTGACCTGCGGAGGAAAGCGCGTTTCCTGTCCCGGTCTCGGCGTAACCGGCGGATTCCTGAACATGTTCAAGGTTCCGGTGGTCGAGGGACGGTTCATTTCCGACCTGGACGGGTACGACAGTTTCTGTGTGCTGAGTCATACCAAGGCCGCCTGGCTTCGCCAGCAGGGTGTGACCAACCTTGTGGGGACTCAGGTTATGTTCGGAGGCAGGCAGTATACTGTAGTGGGGGTTGCCGGGTCGGTCCCTTCGGGTTCGTTCTGCCCCTATGAGATCAACGAGGGTATTCTGGTGCCGATCGGGTTGGCGATGCGCTTGCCAGAGCGGCCGGGGATAAAACAGTTCGGTGCACGTATGATCGGAAGCGACGTCAGCGCGGAGGCTGCGAGCCAACTGAAGAAATATTTCCGTTTTACCGAGCGCATGGACGTACAGGTGACCAGCGCCGAAGAACTTGCCCTTCAGATGGAGCGGCAGATGCGCATGTTTACCCTCATGCTCGGAGCCATCGGCTCCATTGCCCTTATCGTCGGCGGGGTGGGCGTGATGAACGTCATGCTCGTATCTGTTTCCGAACGGCGCAGGGAGATCGGCATCCGCCGGGCCATCGGGGCCAGACAGAAAGATATCCAGCTTCAGTTTCTGGTGGAGTGCGTGGTGCTTTCCTTTGTGGGCGGTTTCATCGGTCTGGTTCTTGGTGTCGGCACCGTGGCCGTCATCTGCAGGTTTACCGGCTGGGAGTTTTTCGTTTCCATCGAGGCTGTGCTGCTGGGCGTGGGTGTTTCCGCGGCAGTGGGCATTTTCTTCGGTTATTACCCGGCCAGGCAGGCCGCCCGCTTAAGCCCCATTGATGCGCTGCGCGCAGAATGA